A genome region from Setaria italica strain Yugu1 chromosome III, Setaria_italica_v2.0, whole genome shotgun sequence includes the following:
- the LOC101758063 gene encoding G-box-binding factor 4: protein MASSRVMASSSPPQPAGAGAGSSSDLARFRSGSGIGSMNMDDIIRNIYGPEAVNAAAAGGGGAAEPSPATPPAPAARRTSEEVWKEISAAGGLSVPALPPPPPAGGGGSGARGGGGAAEMTLEDFLARDSGARAAAAVEGCMALGFPVPDGDAPGGVGGGRGSRKRAMVDPADRAVMQRQKRMIKNRESAARSRDRKQAYVAELESQVTQLEEEQAELLREQEERRQKRLTELMERAVPVIRKKLPQDLRRTNSMEW from the exons atgGCGTCATCGCGAGTGATGGCGTCGTCATCCCCGCCTcagcccgccggcgccggcgccggatcaTCCTCGGACCTCGCGCGCTTcaggagcggcagcggcatcGGATCCATGAACATGGACGACATCATCCGCAACATCTACGGCCCCGAGGCCGTcaacgccgccgcggccggcggcggtggcgcggcggagCCATCCCCGGCCACCCCACCGGCGCCCGCGGCCcggcggacgtcggaggagGTGTGGAAGGAGATCTCCGCCGCCGGAGGGCTCTCCGTGCCCGCGCTCCCCCCACCccctcccgccggcggcggaggctccggggccaggggcggcggcggcgcggcggagatgACGCTGGAGGATTTCCTGGCGCGGGATTCCGGCgctagggcggcggcggcggtggaggggtgCATGGCGCTGGGGTTCCCCGTCCCCGACGGGGATGCGCCCGGGGGAgtcggcggcgggaggggaagCCGGAAGCGGGCGATGGTGGATCCCGCCGACCGCGCGGTGATGCAGCGCCAGAAGCGCATGATCAAGAACCGCGAGTCCGCGGCGAGGTCCAGGGACAGGAAACAG GCGTATGTAGCAGAGCTGGAATCGCAGGTTACGCAGCTCGAGGAGGAGCAAGCAGAACTGTTAAGGGAGCAG GAGGAGCGACGCCAAAAGAGACTTACGGAG CTGATGGAAAGGGCAGTTCCAGTCATAAGGAAAAAACTGCCACAAGATCTTAGAAGAACCAACTCCATGGAATGGTAG